The DNA region CGACGCCACCTGGGGCCACCAGTTCTGCTCCTTCAGCGACTACGACATCGTCAtcctggaggtggggtgggggcgccCCAGGGGCTGCGGAGGGAGCGGGCGCACATCCCCCCAGCCCTCacgccgcccgccccgccccgccccgccccgccccgcaggtCTGCCCCGAGACGGACCAGGTCCTCATCAACATCGGCCTGCTGCTCCTGGCCTTCCCGTCGCCCACGGAGGAGGGCCAGCTCCGGTGAGCGCCACAGCCGTGCCGCGGGGGGCTCGGGAGGGTGGCCGGGGTGGACCCCTcatctgcaccccccccccccagaccaaAGACCTACCACACCAGCCTCAAGGTGGCCTGGGACCTCAACACCGGCGTGTTCGACACGGTCAGCGTGGGCGACCTCACGGAGGTCAAGGGCCAGACCAGGTGCGGGGCGcgcggcggggcgcggggcggggcggccgcTCGGGTTGGGCCgctgacacccccccaccccaccccccgcccccagcggCAGCGTGTGGAGCTCATACCGCAAGAGCTGCGTGGACATGGTGATGAAGTGGCTGGTGCCCGAGAGCAGCGGCCGCTACGTGAACAGGATGACCAACGAGGCGCTGCACAAGGGTGCGTCGCGGCTGTCGGCTTCTCCCGGGCCCGGTGCCCCAGAACCTTCTAGAACCGCCAACCTTCCCCCCACGCAGGTTGCTCCCTGAAGGTGCTGGCGGACAGCGAGCGCTACACGTGGATCGTGCTGTGAGGGCCGGCCGCCCGGACACGGACTCCAACTACCTCCGGGGCCCTGGGCGCCCCTGCCTCCCACACCGCCTCCAGGCAGCCTGCCCGGCTTGCCCCGCGCCGCCCCCACCGGCTCCCAGCTGGGCGGGGCAGCCCTTTCGGAGCCTGAATCTGGACGCTTGTTATTTATGCCTATTTAAGTTGGGGGGGTGAGAGGGGGACGAGGAGGAGCCCCGCGCCTCCCCCCATTGGCAACACGAGTGGACAGTGTACCCCCGAACCCCTCTGCTCCACGCCGCCCCCAGCCGTCCGTCCCCCGGTCCCTCCTTCCcgtaataaatgttttatttctccACCTTGCCCGGGACCCCCCCCTTTCTTGTTGtcgctcctcccctccccccagacgAGGCCACAGGTGGCAAAGATCACAGcagaatttatttgttttaagaaaagactacaaaaaagatagaaaacagCTGGGCGGGCTCGACTAGCACACGCGGACACGGTCACGGCTTCACGGCAGTTGCGGTTGGGGTTGGGGTGCGGGGCGGCCCCGGAAGCTGCAGCAGCGGCGCGGAGGTTCGgattgtgggtgtgtgtgtgtctgtacaaCGGCGATTATGGGGCgattttctttcctcctgtctttctggggtgggaggggggtaaGGCCATGGTGGGCCGAGGCGGTGGCGCTAGGGGGGGATGACTGGGGGGGCGCAGGGGGGAAGCGCGGGGTCCCCGGGCCGCAGGCTCTTTGGAAACCGGaggcgccccccgccccccagggaCGCGGCCCCCCTCGCGGGCTCCGAGGGCGGCCCAGCTGCCCGGAACATTAATTGCACTTAGACCTGGGGGGCGAGGAATCGGGGTGTCCCCAGGCAAGGTCCAGCCGCGCCCACCCGGGGCTGTGCAAAGCCAGTGACCAGAATAAGTTAACAGTTCCGgggtgacccccccacccccacccccgggtcCTGGGCGGGTgtgggcaggggctgggcgggGGGGCACCCGGGCACAGCGGTGGGTTCCTTAAGGCACGTCTTTGGGGTGCGGGGCCGGCGGTGACATGATTGTGCCGCCCCGgcggagaagggggaagggggcgCTCCGGGCCTCCGTGTGTCTCTGGGGCGGAGGGGGGAGAAGCCACAGTAGCGGGGGGTTTGGGGGGGGCTTGACgccgggctgggctgggctgggggcggCTTAGCTGGACGGCAGCGCCTGCACGAAGAGCCCGCGGGGGTCGTTGCGCGCCAGCTTGGCGGGGGGCTCCAGGGCGTCGGGGCCCAGCGCCGGGGACTCCCCACCGGCCGCCAGCGCCATGTCCTGGGGCAGCTCGTCGTCGCtctcgtcctcctcttcctcctcctcatctgggGGAGCAGGCGGGCTTCAGTCGGGGCGCCCCCACGCACACCCACACGCCCCGGGCCAGCCCTGCGGCGCTCACCTTTGTCGGGGTCCAGGGGGTTCAGCGACGTGGCCAGGTTGGCgaactgcagggggagggggcggaGGGTGAGGGTCCCGCGCAGACGCGGACGCGGCTGCAGAcagcgcccgccccgccccgccctgccccGCACCTCGCCCATGACGGCGATGGGGGTCTCGCCCCGGGCGCGCGCCACACGATGCTCGACCAGGTAGAACATGTACTCGTCATATAGCAGGCGGATGAGGTGAAACGAGCCGAAGCTGGCGGCGCTGCGCAGGGTCAGGTCCCGGATCACCATGGAGCTGGGGCGCGGACGGGGCCTAGGGTCAGCAGCGAGCGGAGACCTGCCCCATCTCGGGCCCCTCCCGCACCCCAGCCGCGCCCCACTGAGCCTGAGAACTGAAGCCTGCCTCGAGGCCCCGCCCCTCAGGGAGGAGCCTGCTAAGCCCCACCCCTGGAGGCCGGGCCCAATCAGGAAGaggcttctctggccccgccctctGGGAGGAGCCTGCTAAGCCCCACCCCTGGAGGCTGGGCCCAATAAGGAAGAGGCTTCTCCGGCCCCGCCCCTTAGGGAGGAGCCTGCTAAGCCCCACCCCTGGAGGCTGGGCCCAATCAGGAAGAGGCTTCTCTGGCCCCACCCTCTGGGAGGAGCCTGCTAAGCCCCACCCCTGGAGGCCGGGCCCAATCAGGAAGAGGCTTCTCTGGCCCCACCCTCTGGGAGGAGCCTTCCATAGGCCACACCCAACCGGGAGCCCCCCTTGGAGGGGAGGGGCTTTCTCCCCGCTCCCACCAAGTTCCTCGCCCACCTTTTGGGACAGAGGTAGCGCCTCTCAGCCGCACCCAGCAGAAGATGCCTTCGCTAAGCCCCCCCAGTGGGAGGAGCCACCCCAATACCCAGTCATCAGCCCCCCCCTCCCGCTTCTGGGAAGGCGGAGCTTCCTTGGGAGAGCTGcctccaggccccgcccacccctcgaggccccgcccccaggcaggcaggcagggcagCTGCACCTGTAGAAGGACCACTTGAGGAGGAAGAGCTTGGCGGCCTTGGGGAAGCCGGCGCTGCCCTGGTAGGGCTTGAGCACCTGGCTCACCACGCCGTCCAGCCAGGCGGCCCACTGCTCCAGCGAGTTCTGCTGCTGCAGCGTCAGCTTGAAGTCCTGCTCCAGCCGCTGCACCACGCGGTCCTCGCAGCGGCACACCCACGACGCCTGCTCCTGAGGGCcggccatggggggggggggctcagcccggcgcccccagccccccagccccttcGGCGGCCGGCCCCGGGCCCACCTGCACGTTGGCGAAGTCCACACGGTTGAGGTCGCTGAGCATCTGGCTGATCTGCGCCGAGTTCTGCAGCACCGCGCGCGCCGCCTGCGCCAGGTGGTTGAGCGACGTGTAGCGCCGCAGCGTCTGCGCGAAGGCCCCCGCTGCCGCCACCTGCGGGGCCCAGGGCTGTGGCTTCCGGGGGGGGGCGCCCCACGCGGGCCCCCAACTCCCATCCCTGTACTCCTACGTGGGCgaacaccaccccacccccccagcacgGGTGGAGAAAATAACTCTCCTGCCGGCAGCCTCCAGGCCCCGGGGATCTAGCAGAGCCAGGAGGCGGTGGTGGTGACCGGGACGGGATCCTATGTACGCGTGTGACTCACTTGCTGTTTCTTatcgttatttttattttatttttttaggtttcATCTACTCTGTAATTTCATTTCCATGAGCACTTCCTGCCTGGGCTGGCAGCAGAGAGCCACTTCCGGCTTCTGTGTAAGTTTTACTTGCTCTggttgaaggaggaggaggaagaggaggaagaaggggcagGAGCAAGTGtgaaggtgtgtgggggggaggaggagtgcGGCTCTGTGAAGACAGAATGACCCGTGGACCATGCTCGGGCAGAACCAGCAAGAGGAGCCGACCGAGTCCCACCCTGAAAGAGGGGTTTCTTCAGTCCTACCCAGAGAAGGAGCCTTCTCTGAGCCCCCGCCAGGAAGAGCCtccctgagccccaccccaggAGGTGGAGTCTTCTCTGAGCCCCGCCCCAGGAGGAGGAACCTTCTCTGAGCCCCGCCCCAGGAGGCGGAGTCTTCTCTGAGCCCCGCCCCAGGAGGAGGAACCTTCTCTGAGCCCCGCCCCAGGAGGCGGAGTCTTCTCTGAGCCCCGCCCCAGGAGGAGGAACCTTCTCTGAGCCCCGCCCCAGGAGGCGGAGTCTTCTCTGAGCCCCGCCCCAGGCGGAGGAGCCTTCTgatccccaccccccaggagGAGCTACCTGGGCCAGGCCCCCAGAAGGTGGTGTTCCCTCTGGGTTCTGCTGTCACTCTAACCCGCCCCAGGCCCTGAAGGACAGGGGAGGATGGGCTAAGCCCGGGCCTGCCCCCACCTTCACCCGCAGCATCTCCTCGGGAATGTTGACCATGGCGTGGGTGAGCCAGCTCTCCAGGCTCTTGGCAAAGTTCCGGATCGCTTGGGTCAAGGCACCTGTGGGCAGGGGTGGCGGGtaagggctgggtgctgggggcggggggtggggaagggggaagagatccCAGGCCGGGGTGGGGTCGAGACTCACTGGGGATGGGCCGCAGCACGTCGGGAATAAGGATCTCCACCAGGTCCTGGTACAGCACGTTGTCACAGTTCTTGGCCCACTGCAGCACTGGCTCGAACTTGGACAGCAGCACCAGACTGGCCTTGGGCAGTCGCTTCTCCGCCTCGTCGTGCCTGGGGATGCCCACCAGACCTCGGGTCACCCCGCAGGCTCGGCCCGCGGGACCCCCGCTTCTAGGTTCCCAGGGTCACAACTGGGAATTATGGAGACTGAAAGCTGAGGGGCGGCAGGGGTGCAGAACGTCTGCTGCTGGGAGTGGCCTTATGTGTGACCCAGCCCCAGGAGAAAGGAACCAGTAAGCCCCACCCCCAGGTTAAGCCCCGCCTCTAACTCCTGCCCAGGAGGAGAAACGTACAATAggtcccacccccagccccccaggaggAGGGAACTCAGCTCCATACCCAGTCAAGGCCACTTTCAGTCCCAGTGAGATGGGCTTGTGGTAAGCCACACCCACAAGGAGGGGCCACGGTAAGTCCCACCCACAGGAGGGGCTCTCCTGTTGGATTCCCCGGTTCCTGCACCCTGGCTTTGGGGGCCTCCCAGGACACTCACACGGCCATGGGTGTGGCCTCACTGGGCTGGCTGAGGTTGTACCTCCAGAAAGTTTTCCACAAGGTCTCAACCAGAGTGAACTGCAGGTTCACCATGACATCCACAATGGCCTGGGGGCGGGGAGGTGGGCAATCAGAGGACCAGAGGGGAGCCTGGGCCCTCCCTTGGCCCCCAGCCAACGCCCAGCCCATCTACCTCACAGTGTTCCCGGTACAGGACCTGGAAGGCCTTGACGTCCCCTGGCCCCACGCCCTCCGGCAGCTCCTTGCCCTGCAGGTCTAACTCAGAGAAGTCGGGGAGATTCCGCGAAGCATCTGAGGGAGCAGGGGACCCTGTGAGGTTCAGGATACCTCCACAGAGTTccgtggagggtgggcagggctgtggggtctctcctctctcagcaccatggacagcacccagggagcccatggagggtgggcagggctgtggggtctctcctctctcagcaccatgcacagcacccagggacccgtggagggtgggcaggactgtggggtgtctcctctctcagcaccctgcacagcacccagggagccccatggggggtgggcaggactgtggggtgtctcctctctcagcaccctgcacagcacccagggagccccatggggggtgggcagggctgtgggtctctcctctctcagcaccatgcacagcacccagggagccccagggagggtgggcatggctgtggggtctctcctctctcagcaccatgaacagcacccagggagccccatggagggtgggcatggctgtggggtctctcctctctcagcaccatggacagcacccagggagcaccatggagggtgggcatggctgtggggtctctcctctctcagcaccctgcacagcacccaggagcccgtgtagggtgggcagggctgtggggtctctcctctctaagcaccaggcatagcacccagggagccccatggagggtgggcagggctgtggggtgtctcctctctcagcaccaggcacagcacccagggagcccatggagggtgggcagggctgtggggtctctcctctctcagcaccaggcacagcacccagggagcccatggagggtgggcagggctgtggggtctctcctctctcagcaccctgcacagcacccagggagccccagggagggtgggcagggctgtggggtctctcctgtttctatccaaagcaTCAGCTCAGCCGGGGACCACCTAGGGGCCTGATTAAGGGGCTGTTTGGGCTCCCCTGGGTGGAGAGAGAAGAGCAGTCCCACATCCTGCAGAGTGACAAAGGCAGGCCTCCCGAAGATTCTGGGCTGACCCCAAAGCCTCCTCTAGGGAGGGCACCCGGGGGAGGGGGGCCGGGCCCTCACCGAGGAACTGCTGGAGCTGCTGCACCTGGGCGCTGATGTCTGACGACCCCGAGGTGGGCGGGGGTCCCACAGCCACGCCGTTGGTCATCCCCTCCATCTTCTGGAGGGGCTTCAGCCTGAGAGGACAGGCCAGGTAGGGGGGGGTCCGACCCTCAGCCCCGCGCCCCACCCCCCGGGATTTCCCCACCACAGCCGCCAACCTCTGCTTCTGGGAGAAGGGCTGGCCGCGCATGGCCATGTGGGGCTGGTCCTCCATCAGCCGGAGCAGTGGGGAGTTGGCCTTGATCCGCAGCCCGTAGTAATGGTACTTGGAGTTGCCCCTgcggtgggggggtggtggaggtGAGGGGGCGGGCAGGGTGAGGGCGGCCCCCTCCAGCGTCCCTGGAGCGCCCTCAAAGAAGCCTGCCGAGCAGACCGggctgtggggaggagggggggtcTCTTGGGGCTAATCTGGGGGTGTCTCTGTGTTGGTGGGGCTTCAATCTCCCCTCCCTGGAATGGGGTGCTCCTGGAACCCCAGCTGGAGAGCTAAGGAAACAGGTCCAAAGCAAGCAGACACAGGTGAGGGAATGAACGAGTTAATGCCAGAATGAAGAGGGTGACGCTCCCCTCAACCTACCCCCCGTGGGAACTGGGGCCCTGACTAGGGGGCTgggttgtgtgtgtgagaggcctCTCCCTTATTCTGGGGGCACTAGTCCCACCGGGGAGGGTGGGGGCGGCTGAtttggggagcagggaggggaggaggtggcTCCCCGGAACTGGGGGTGCAGCGGGGCTGGGGGCCaaccagggagacacagagaggctgCGCAGGCCCAGAAGCAGGATCCCCCCGCCAGGCCAGGGGGGGCCCACAGGAGGGGGTGTGGCCAGATCCGGTGGGCGGGGCCGAGCCGGGCGCACCTGGTGCCCAGCCTGCGCGTGCGCAGCCCCATGAAGACCGAGCGGATGAGCTTCCCGAAGGAGGCGGCGTTGACGGGCTCCAGCTTCTGCTCCTGGCAGTGCAGGAGGTAGTGGCAGTACAGCGTGCTGCGGGGCAGGCTCACGCCCTCCGCCGTCTCGTAGTTGTCCAGCAGCCACTGCACCTGGGGCACGTGGAGGAAGGGGGACACGGGGACACACGGGCGGCGCTGAGCACCCCCGGGGCCCCGGGAccagccccccacctccagccccacCTCCAGCCCCGTGGACGCCTGGGGACCCTCAGTGTCCAGCAGCAAGAGGGCAGGTGGGTCGAAGGCGGGGCGGGCAAAGCAAACGGGGGCCCCAGGCCACACGGAGAGGGACAAGGGCCCAGAGAGGAGtctggggggagagacagagagacggagagagggagaggcagagacgcAGACGCCGAGCACACCGGCGAGGGCCCCGCAGCCATGGTCAGGGAAGCTGGGGGGCTGTGATACCTCGCTCCTTAAACAAGaaaaaggctgtggggacagcacgatgcttctgcacacagactctcctgcctgaggctctgcggccccagcttcaatccccagcaccagcagcagccagagctgagtgggccTCTAGGCTCGCTCGCTCTCTAGCTCATtaaatagggaccaggtggtggcacacttggttgagtacacctgttaccacgcacaaggacccgggttcaaacccccggtccccacctgcagggggcagcttcacaagtgtggaGCAGGGGTGCGGctgtttccatctctatctcacaCTCTCTTCTCaaactgtctctattaaaaaaaaaagaagaaagaaaacaaaaaacaaaccgggagtcgggcggtagtgcagcgggttaagcgcacgtggtgcaaatgcaaggaccgggtaaggatcccggttcgagcccccggctccccacctgcaggggagtcgcttcccaggcggtgaagcaggtctgcaggtgtctttccccctgtgttcccctcctctctccatttctctctgtcctagccaacaacgacatcaataacaacaacaataataactacaacaataaaacaaaggcaaccaaagggaataaataaatatttaaaaaaaaaaaaggaaaaaaaccttAGCTATCAACTTCAGGCAAAGATTACTGAAGTCCTGAGCCCcaggaacagacctaaaatagactcctagcttctctccaccctaagaccCCTATTCACAcctgctctagtcctactttctgattcctgttcattaatcagtttgtcctgctttatatcttacttcctttcagACACtgtgttgcagatgctaccatgacctcCCTGGGaaacgccctcacccgtgtgtcctggagcctcccctccccagagccctgccccactagggacagacagacagacacaggctgggggtgtggatccacctgccaacacccatgtccagcggagaagccatgacagaagccagaactcccacctgctgctccccataaagaatttgggtccagggagtcgggcggtagcgcagcgggttaagcgcaggtggtgcaaagtgcaaggaccggtgtaaggattctggtttgagccccaggctccccgccatgacagaagccagaactcccacctgctgctccccataaagaatttgggtccagggagtcgggtggtagcacagcgggttaagcgcaggtggtgcaaagtgcaaggaccggtgtaaggattctggtttgagcccccggctccccgcctgcaggggagtcgcttcccaggcggtgaagcaggtctgcaggtgtctgtctttctctcccccctctgtcttcctttctctccatttctctctgtcctatccaacaacgatgacatcagtaacaacaataatagtaactacaataaatcaacaggggcaacaaaaaggaataaataaagttaaggggaaaaaaaaagattttctaaaaaaaaaaaagaaaaaaaaagaatttgggtccagactcccagagggggagaaatgtcaggggaagatgcccagggggctctgaaccccaactccatcaggacccggagagagaagaggaataaaggaaggacacctgtaagtagtaacaggtgtgacttaggaagggagagaaaaggggggggggtagcaaagttccaggttcaatccccctgcaccaccataagtcagagttgagaagtgctctgggaaaaaaaaaaaattaatagagaaggcaggaccctacttaaaaatgggcaaatctatacaagtctagatagctgtagaaataatagtcatcccatGTCTGTGAActcgggagaaccactgcagtttccagtggaggacacagaactctgggggcggGGACGGCGTGGAGTTAGACCCACGGGAGCTCATAAACGTGTAAATacctattcaatcactaataaaaaagcagaggaaagaagggaagaaaacgcATAGCCCTGAAGCCCCGTCCCCAACCGGGGCAGGCGGCAGGATTCCAGGGTGCAGGGGCTTCCCAGAGGGCAGGagaccccccaccacccccaggccCTGCAGCCCGAGCCCCAGGCCAGCTCCTGGCCCCGGCTCCCCCCGGGGGCACTCACGGTGGCCGGGGAGGCTCGCGTGGTGTGAGAGTAGGACTGGCTGGCGCTGCCCACCAAGTAGCCGCCCTGAATCACGTaggtgccgccgccgccgcccccgccggtgccgccgccgctgcctcctcctcctcctcctcctccgccgccgccgccgcccccgccggccGCGCCCCCGCCCGCAGCGCTGCCCACCGCCGAGCTGCCCGACACGAACAGGGGCACCGCGCCGCTGCCGCCCACGGCCTGGGGGGGCGCCGGGGAGCTGACCTGGGGCGCCCCGGCCGCGTCGTAGTAGGTGCTGCCCGCCGGCTGCGTGTACAGCGGGGTCTCGGGGTATGGGTAGCTGCTCGCGCGGCTgcgggacaggggacagggcggGCTCAGCCGGCAGCCCCGGTGCGGGGCGCCCCACCCACGGACGGGGGTCCCTCCAGACCCGAACAGGGGGCACCTTGCCCCCAACACACGGGCCCCACCTCCAAGCGTGGGGCTCCCCAGCCCCAAGACACGGGCCCCCACCTCCAAGCGTGGGGCTCCCCCAGCCCCAAGACACGGGCCCCCACCTCCAAGCATGGGGCTCCCCCAGCCCCAAGACACGGGCCCCACCTCCAAGCGTGGGGCTCCCCCAGCCCCAAGACACGGGCCCCCACCTCCAAGCGTGGGGCTCCTCCAGCTCCAAGACACGGGCCCCCACCTCCAAGCATCGGGCTCCCCAGCCCCAAGACACGGCCCCCACCTCCAAGCGTCGGGCTCCCCAGCCCCAAGACACGGCCCCCACCTCCAAGCGTCGGGCTCCCCAGCCCCAAGACACGGGCCCCCATCAATCCCCAGGCATGCCCCCCCAGAGGACCTACCACCCCACAGACATGGAGCCCCCAACTTCCAGACACGGGTCCCTCTCACCCCGATATGGGGCCTTCCCCAAGCCCCAGGCTTGGACCCCCCCTACATACATGGGGCTCCCCTACATCTCGCCTGACGTGTAGGTCATTGCAGAGTTCCTTCACAAAATTAAGATTATCGAGGGGGCCCAGGAAGGAggggcgcagtggctaaggaccCGAACTCCCCagcctgaggtctcaagttcaagccctggcaccccatctgctcaatctctctctgtctccccgtctcGTGAAGAACTAGGCCTTTTCTTAAAATATCCAACCcttcaggggccgggcggtgatgcacctagttgggCTCACACATCTCAGCGCaccaaggccccgggttcaagcccccagtccccacctgcaggagggcagctTCACGAgcaggagcagggctgcaggtctctctctctctctctcactgtagcCAGTCAgttcaatattaaataaaagtaaatgaacgGGTGATGGGGGTGCCCACTCTCCGCGGCCGGCTGTCTGTCCGTCCTGCCGTCACTCACATGGCACTGGCGGTGTAGCTGGCATCACCACCCTCCACGTACTGCACCTGGCTGGGGTACACGTGTGACACAGGCACCTGCTGGAGCTGCTGCACCTGGGGGCGAGGGGGGTGGGTGGACGTCAGGGGAGTCCCCTGGCAGTGCTGAGCTGggggaacccccacccccagctccaggaCTGCAAATAGGGAAGGGTCTCTCTGAACGTGACCCATGGGGTCTGAGGAGAAGACCCACCCAGGGTCCACAGCTGGGTGTTGGGGGGGTGAGAGCcttgctttttttggggggtgtcacCCAAGAAACCCCCTACAGCATCCCACTGTGGGGTGGAGAACCAAACAAGCAGGGGTTGAATGAGGAGAGGAACCAGCTACAGGAGAGAGACCCCAGATCCCAGGAGCCGcattgggggggggtggctgtCAGGGCAGACACTGGGGCCTAGAACCTACTGGGGGGTATCAGAGGAGGATCCCCACCCCAGTGGGGGAACCCACTTATTTTGGGGTGTCAAGAGGGTCCCCAGCCCAGAACCACCTAATTCTTTAGGGGGTGGTCAGAAGTGGGTTCCCAGTCTGACCTGGTGGAGGGAAGTGGGGtctactggggggtgggggattccTGATGCATGGGGGCAGGGTTTCTGGCTGGTGGGAGACTCCCATCTCCAATCAGTGTCGGGGTGACCCCACAGCTGAAGGGTGGGGCCTCGGAGCCGGAGCTTTGCATCTGggtacagggaggcagaggtcctGTCTCACTCTGCTTTTGGGGGGCGGGCCTGCGGCCTGTGGGGGGGTTTCTGAGCGCAGCCTGGcagagggggcggggccggggcccgGGGCGTCACCCGCCCCCCCCTTGGCGCCCCCGACCCCACCTACTTTGAGGGCCGCGCCGAGCAGCAGCACCGGGGGCGCTGCCTGGATCCGGACCCCGAGTTCGGGGCTAGCGCGGAGCCCGTGCCGGGCGGGCAGGACGCCCAGGAGCCCCGCCCAGGGCTCGAGCCCCGGGGCAGCGGGTGCGGGGGGCGAGGGGGGCCGGGGGTCCCGCTGCCGCTCCGCCTTCCCAGCgagacactgcctgcctgcgctggGGCGCTGGGGGGCAAACAGAGACACTGGGGGGTCACCGGGGGCCTCTGGTCCCCAGGCGTGCCCCCTGCCCCAAGGCtctggaaggggtggggggaggggaagggctgCGGAAACACGCGTGTCCCCCCCAAGTGTGCGCTCAGCGGGACGGACGGGTGTGGGGGCCCAGGTCAGAGGCGCCTGCCAGCCCCCCAACCCGACCGTCCATGACGGGGGTCACCCACCTCTTGAGTCACGTGCACGGGCTGGAGCCGCTGCAGCTGCTGCCCTGGGGGGGCCTCAGGTGTCTGTGGCGAAGCCTGCACCACCGACCTCTGGGGGACGGGAGAGGGCGCCAGTCGTCACAGGGGGCACCTGGGGTGaggagccccacccccacccaccccaccttcCCCACCCCTGCATGATTTCATGGGGCTCCCGGCCAAGGCCCCAGTCAAGGAAGAAAGGGCATGTGGGATGAGGGACAGGGAAGGAGCCCCAGGGACAGGGGAGGGGGTCTGGGACAGGTGTGGGGGTCTGCGGACAAATGTGGAAGTCTGAGGACAGGTGAGGGGGTCTGGGGACAGGTGAGGGGGCCTGGGGACAGGTGAGGGGGTCTGGGGACAggtgtggggatctggggacagGTGTGGAGGTCTGGGGACAGGTGAGGGGGTctggggacaggggagggggtCTAGGGACAggtgtggggatctggggacaaGTGTGGAGGTCTGGGGACAGGTGAGGGGTCTGGGGACAAGTGTGGAGGTCTGGGGACAAGTGAGGGGGGTCTGGGGACAAATGAGGGGGTCTGGGGACAggtgtggggatctggggacaaGTGTGGAGGTCTGGGGACAgatgtggggatctggggacaaGTGTGGAGGTCTGGGGACAGGTGAGGGGGTctggggacaggggagggggtCTGGGGACAGGTGAGGGGGTCTGAAGACTGTTGAGGTTGAGTCCTGGGCACAGTCAGGGGGTCTGA from Erinaceus europaeus chromosome 23, mEriEur2.1, whole genome shotgun sequence includes:
- the RFX1 gene encoding MHC class II regulatory factor RFX1 isoform X5, yielding MATQAFRAELQAPPASQPPPAQPPPPAASQPPPAAATPQPQYVPELQSPQPPAQPPGATGAQKPYVTDVPPVPAPPSAALSPASQQFIVVTVSGTMRASETVSEASPAPTVPQTGVPTQVVQQRLLVQAKPGPVSPLQLTSLPVTQQALPAQRLMVQSAPPGGGGKGTQVSLAVHSPPERSPVQTSSSSKPAGTPSGTTVPQTLAPVHGVQQNPPVPGTVSQERSVVQASPQTPEAPPGQQLQRLQPVHVTQERPSAGRQCLAGKAERQRDPRPPSPPAPAAPGLEPWAGLLGVLPARHGLRASPELGVRIQAAPPVLLLGAALKVQQLQQVPVSHVYPSQVQYVEGGDASYTASAIRASSYPYPETPLYTQPAGSTYYDAAGAPQVSSPAPPQAVGGSGAVPLFVSGSSAVGSAAGGGAAGGGGGGGGGGGGGGGSGGGTGGGGGGGTYVIQGGYLVGSASQSYSHTTRASPATVQWLLDNYETAEGVSLPRSTLYCHYLLHCQEQKLEPVNAASFGKLIRSVFMGLRTRRLGTRGNSKYHYYGLRIKANSPLLRLMEDQPHMAMRGQPFSQKQRLKPLQKMEGMTNGVAVGPPPTSGSSDISAQVQQLQQFLDASRNLPDFSELDLQGKELPEGVGPGDVKAFQVLYREHCEAIVDVMVNLQFTLVETLWKTFWRYNLSQPSEATPMAVHDEAEKRLPKASLVLLSKFEPVLQWAKNCDNVLYQDLVEILIPDVLRPIPSALTQAIRNFAKSLESWLTHAMVNIPEEMLRVKVAAAGAFAQTLRRYTSLNHLAQAARAVLQNSAQISQMLSDLNRVDFANVQEQASWVCRCEDRVVQRLEQDFKLTLQQQNSLEQWAAWLDGVVSQVLKPYQGSAGFPKAAKLFLLKWSFYSSMVIRDLTLRSAASFGSFHLIRLLYDEYMFYLVEHRVARARGETPIAVMGEFANLATSLNPLDPDKDEEEEEEDESDDELPQDMALAAGGESPALGPDALEPPAKLARNDPRGLFVQALPSS
- the RFX1 gene encoding MHC class II regulatory factor RFX1 isoform X3 — protein: MRGHGPIGERPGGAPSNGWGARPTARDVRRVGSNSCPGEGNGGAIATVVVATKQPGNASQQPPPPPAAPRPRPAARPGDPGTLRTPPASAAVTSAQPCGGRTEEEKRKGLRSRKRSHLSSPSAWQRRPSGQSSRPPQPLSHPPPSPRPRRPRSRPPPPPPPSRSTCPSCRAHSPPRSPLEPRAPRSPMSPTCPLSLRPRPPPCPPPPSNSSWSLCPRLLVQAKPGPVSPLQLTSLPVTQQALPAQRLMVQSAPPGGGGKGTQVSLAVHSPPERSPVQTSSSSKPAGTPSGTTVPQTLAPVHGVQQNPPVPGTVSQERSVVQASPQTPEAPPGQQLQRLQPVHVTQEVQQLQQVPVSHVYPSQVQYVEGGDASYTASAIRASSYPYPETPLYTQPAGSTYYDAAGAPQVSSPAPPQAVGGSGAVPLFVSGSSAVGSAAGGGAAGGGGGGGGGGGGGGGSGGGTGGGGGGGTYVIQGGYLVGSASQSYSHTTRASPATVQWLLDNYETAEGVSLPRSTLYCHYLLHCQEQKLEPVNAASFGKLIRSVFMGLRTRRLGTRGNSKYHYYGLRIKANSPLLRLMEDQPHMAMRGQPFSQKQRLKPLQKMEGMTNGVAVGPPPTSGSSDISAQVQQLQQFLDASRNLPDFSELDLQGKELPEGVGPGDVKAFQVLYREHCEAIVDVMVNLQFTLVETLWKTFWRYNLSQPSEATPMAVHDEAEKRLPKASLVLLSKFEPVLQWAKNCDNVLYQDLVEILIPDVLRPIPSALTQAIRNFAKSLESWLTHAMVNIPEEMLRVKVAAAGAFAQTLRRYTSLNHLAQAARAVLQNSAQISQMLSDLNRVDFANVQEQASWVCRCEDRVVQRLEQDFKLTLQQQNSLEQWAAWLDGVVSQVLKPYQGSAGFPKAAKLFLLKWSFYSSMVIRDLTLRSAASFGSFHLIRLLYDEYMFYLVEHRVARARGETPIAVMGEFANLATSLNPLDPDKDEEEEEEDESDDELPQDMALAAGGESPALGPDALEPPAKLARNDPRGLFVQALPSS